Proteins from a genomic interval of Zingiber officinale cultivar Zhangliang chromosome 1B, Zo_v1.1, whole genome shotgun sequence:
- the LOC121967323 gene encoding uncharacterized protein LOC121967323 yields MSREASVGGSGEASSNSGAATPSVASTTSGTSDSKRLAVNAPGNRSDPGWKHGIAVDENPKKVQCKYCQKVINGGIYRLKHHLAGTQKDVGACKAVSDDVRKEM; encoded by the coding sequence ATGAGTAGAGAAGCTAGTGTTGGTGGGTCTGGTGAAGCAAGCTCCAATAGTGGTGCAGCCACTCCAAGCGTAGCTTCCACAACTAGTGGAACTTCAGATTCCAAAAGATTGGCAGTGAATGCTCCTGGAAATAGATCTGATCCAGGTTGGAAACATGGAATTGCAGTTGATGAAAATCCAAAGAAAGTGCAATGCAAATACTGTCAAAAGGTGATAAATGGAGGGATTTATAGACTCAAGCATCATTTGGCAGGAACACAAAAGGATGTTGGAGCATGCAAGGCTGTTAGTGATGATGTAAGGAAGGAAATGTGA